AAAAGTTTAAATGCCCACGTGGCCATTTTTTGTCGTTTTCAACCCCCTCTCGGAAGCACTCGCCGAGTCGGCGGCAAACATTCTCTCACGCGCCAACCTAAACCCGTTTGCCGTCTGGGCATCCCGCACGTCCATCGACTCGCTCCGAAACGGACGGCGCCATCAGGAGAAGCTCTGTCATTCCACGCCCCTACCTCAGAGCACTTTGATTTGACTTGGATTTTCTTACGATTACCTCATCTTCCTCTTTACCGGACGCGCACGTCGCCCGGTTTTCGGACCTCGTTTCGCACTGTGAACTCAGCTGTTTCTTCTTGGGTTATTTTTTtgccgtttttattttttgtattccgGCGACGCAGTCTCAATCCAGGAATACCGCAACGTGCTCTTTCACACAACTTCATAGactttttcaagatttttttttttttatattgacgACCATTTCTCCGCTTTGCTGTATTTTTCTATTTCTATGTGGATCAAAGTATTGGGCCTGGCCGGATTTGTTAAAAGgactgtcccaatacttttgtccatgtaGGGCAGGGGTGGCCCATGGGCCCACTTAATTTTGTCCTAAAATTAGATgtattggacttttttttttttttatcctgtgtCATTAAATAATTAGTTGTAAATATTAGTAAAAACGAACAATTTTATATACAGTGTGTTCCGAAAGTATTCAGTATTCCAAAATGGAttgaaaaaaatcttcaaaattGTATACACATCCCAAAATGACAATGTGAAAAATTCAGATATTTATTGGAATATTTTTTATAGATCAATTTCTTGGCTGATGCTAATTCTGATATTTGGCAGAATAAAATTCTAATTAATTGTCCCAAATAAAGCATTTGACAATTTTACAACTTTTAAGGGAGTAAAATCTGCCATTTTTGTGTCATTTGCCaaattttaaatgtttaaaactTTTACAAACAAGAAAAACAGTGTCATTCTGGGATGGTGTCCATCAAATTTTGGGGCCCTCAAAATGATTTTATTCCATTTCCAAAATGTGAAAAAGTGAAGCTGTGAATACTTTCATATATTTATGTATCGTATTAAATCATTGATAAATTataatttaatttgaaataaGGACTATGCGAATGGATTATTTTAGCATTCGAATCAATGATTTTGcatgcaaattttaacttttttgttgtttgaaattagtccaaaagtttgcccacccctgattgtagtgtttgcatttttgtcattttttggtTTGGCGTTAAAACTTGCCATATCAGACGTTTCTGTGTCATAAAAGTCGGTATCTTGGGcagatttacattttttttttgttattgacacGCGCAAAGTGGGagaatgtttattattattattatttttaattattgtcgCTCATCCGGTCCCTCGGACGATGTTTTTTCTTCAGGGATGAGGAATCCTTTCCTCTCTTCACTCCACACTACGATAACAAAaaagccaaaaaagaaaaaaaaaaaaaaacaagcgatGCACGTTGAAATTCCAGATGTTATGCAACAGCTGCTCAGTGGAAAGGCCGCcccccttcctcttcctcctcctagtCGGCAGGTACAACAGGCTTTTTGTTAACATAATGTAAATAACAAAGAGAaatgtgaataataataatagtaaggtTAATCATTATCAAGACAAGTTTGTGGTAAATAACTACTCGCctccgtcattttttttttttttgttcatttgttttggATTTTCTATTTTTCAAATTCTTTCAATGATGATGCGTATGTATATGACTATCAGTGCGTGTGATGAATACTGTATATTATTATTCTGGATCTTCTCCTTTCCTGCTCCATGTGTCTGATGCCAGAGAATGGTTTCTATAGCGACTGctgaatgtgatttttactgagCGACGAGCAGTGTGGACtggcttttgtttttatttgtcgtCGTCGTACGGGTTGTTTTCAAAGAGAAAAAAGGCcatattgtaatttttttctctctctctctctttctctctctctctttctctctctctctctcgttgtcATAGCCGACACGAGAgagtggagcctcggccgggtgGAGAAAACACCACCAGAACACCCCCCAACATCACTCATAGGGATCTTAAATGACCAAAGCCTCTAAAAATCTCGTATGCAAACCTTGTCATTGTAATAGCGCCCCCTGTCTTTTAATAGAAGCAGCCCAAAGTCGACATGAGCTATGCACCTTTTTCCACCCCCAAAAGTAAAAAAGAAACACTGGAGTGAGCCTCAATCCGTTTGGCTTATGTTGGACAAATCCAAACCttgttttgcaaaatgtttttgaaaaaaaaaaaaaagctaaatgtgCAGATGGGTAGCAAAAGGTGGGAGGTTTTGAGAAAAGTAAGGCTGTTTTCATCCTCTGgaacacaatttttaaaatctgcttctatgcaaaacatgtaaatccacattttgtttcaagtagtagcaaaaaaaaaagttgattgcTATGCTAAAAAAATTTCTTTGCTAACCTTGTATGCAAAAACTACAAAAAACATATCACCAGGCTGTGAGCTCTATTTAAtcagaaaaatattttctttattgTATATTGTGAAAAAATGCGATACATACACCCCCATGCCAATCTCATCAATTCATATAAGCTTTTTTATTCAgttcaaaaaggacaaagaaaaaGACGTCAGTCACATCTGGTAGTGTTTTCTCCACTTCAAAGGTTCCACTTTCTCCCCTTGTacaaattaatataaataaatatatagagATATAAGTATATGAAACATTTTACTCTTTTTAATATGACCCTCATGTAAGATTTGGTTGTATAGAAGAGGCACGGGAGCAGCTACGATATGAGAAGTGTTCATGtgggacaactttttttttttttatttatgcatgTTGGGAgtttttcctgttttattttatttcctcccAATCCCCGTCCATCCCCAACACCAATCTGTTCAGATGTGATTTGGGGagaccttttttatttttgagggGTTGTTCTAGACAATCAGTGTGGGCCGCCTCGgtgccccccccttcctcctccccctcctcgttGGACTCATTtgtacaaacacaaacaaaaaactcGACTGGACGTTTTTTTGTCTGTGGCTGCTCAAGTTTACATACACAAAAGGAACACACACTTGTGGAGTACACACAAAACACCTCGTGCATCATTTTTGATCCCTCGctattttaaaagaaaattctttttgaatgttttagttgtcctttttttgctcctcctcTGAGGTGAggacatgtttttttcccctttttttggaCTAACAAATCTATAACATCTGAATATGAATGTGGGAATGCAACACATTGCAATAAAAGCACCGTTTAAAAAAGCAGCCACCATTTGGTGTTTTAATTAGCTCAATTTAACTTATTCACATaattacttttaaaaatattgatcgtagaaatatatatttttaaaaaaaaaaaaaaaaaagctgtttcaGCTGAGTCTtggtcagtggttcttaacctgggttcgaccgAACCCTCGGTGAGTCGGCATGGAAATACGATTCACGTATACCTTTAGGTGCTTTGAATGAGCACCGAAAAGAAACTCAAAATTTCTGTGCCAAAGTGGCATAATGGAATAATTTTGGTCTGGAGTACAGGAGAGGGGGGTTCGAGTCCCGCTCCGTGTAACATTTGGAAATTACACGGAATAATGTGCAAGACTCGAGAGAATACGAGGCAAAGAGTCCTGCTCTGTAATATATTATGTGTATATACTTACACAAAGCCATGTGTGAGATTCGAACACGGTTCTCCTGAACTCAAGGCAAAAGCTTTAACCACAAGACCACCACTGAATCGTCGAACGAACCAGCAATTTTCTCTATTTGTAGATCAGTCGACCTATTCacgttaaatacataaatatttttggAAATTTTCACGGCAATTTGGCCGAATGGTGTAACACTTGGCCTGGCACTCGGTCGACCAGGGTTCGAGACCCGCTATGTCCAACATTTTCAAATTAAAGAGAGCGATGGCCAAGATTCGAACCCGAATCGCCGGAACCAAAGGTAAGTGCTTGAACCACCAGACCACCTGTGTATCTTACAATGGAATGGAAGTTGTTCTGTATTTGTAGATCAGTAGTGCCATTGACGTTAAATACATAATAAAACTTCGAAAATTTCATGGCAATGTGGCCGAATGGTATAACACTTGGCCTGGTACTCAGTCGACCAGGGTTCGAGACCCGCCGAGTCCAATATTTACACATTAAACAGAGCGTTACCCAAGATTCGAACCCGAGTCTCCTGAACTCAAGGCAAAATGTTTATCCATTCGGCCACTTCAGACACAATTATGCTTTCTCGCTTCTTTGTACTTAAGTGTCACCTTAGACTTTTTACGTCAATGTTTGGATACTCATACTATCAATACGAACAAACCTGATGACATTTCCAAGCAAGTTCTGGTTGAATGGTTTACGCCATTGCCTGCGATACGATGGAACCTTGGTTCGAGACCCGACCCTACCTAAATGTTGCACTTTGCCATTTTCCCTTACCTCCGCATAcggcttctatttttttttttttccttttgcttgttaatgacgtcatcacaaaaTTACTATATAAGACGTCACAAACGCGACAATCGTTCTCTTGCTCATTTCTGACAGCGTCCCGTCGTGCTGCTCCACCGGCTTTTACACCACATGCTGCGTTTCAAAGGTAAGTCTTCACTATTCCTTAACCTTTTAAAACtaactgcttttgctctctttcagcgTCAACTTGCACTTTTACTGCCCAAGGTAAGACAAAACGTTTGCAGAAATTCACAACAGACTCTAATCAAATTGTCTATCTGTCTACAGGTGCGACTCTTCAAAACGAGCCTCAAGTAACCTACTTTCTGTTCAAGTAATGTGGATTTAATCAACTGCATCTAACTGTCCATTTCTGTCCACAGGTCTGCATCTGCAACAGAAGACCCAGATTGACTGCAAAAAGGCAAAAACCCCGTTTTTATGTCAAGAACAATTGACTAAAGtacttaccttttttttttttttgtctgcaggttTCAAAATGGCCGGCTTGCAGTCCTGAGAGCCCCGACTTCATGAGACGTTTGCAAGTCTACTCTTGCTATCAAACCAGCTCGTATGACTAAAAATGTAACACTCTGTGGGTTACAACGTTACCTTGTCTTTCAGGCCAACGAACCGCGGTTGGAGAGACGTTCAGAGCTGTTCCTGCCTGCGTTCTTCATTGGTGAAACACGTGTACACTCATAAATGAATTGTTTGACCAATTTATTTCAGCGTGTGCATTCTCTTCCCgttttgtccaccaggtggaGCCAAAGGACCTGGTACCAGTCCGCTGCATGGATTGAAGTCAAAGCGCCAGGTGACTAAACTTTGCAAATGTGGCATGGTAAGAACACTAACctgctttttctttgtctcAATGCAGTGCAGTTTCCAGTAAGAGTGCCGCAAAGACCATCCACCTGCTGGGCCAGGAAATTCTCCAAAACCATGCCAAAGGTTTAAAGGCTGTTTCCATTTTCAGTGTTGCAAATCAACTTGCTTGACTGTTTCCGCATTTGTGTGCAGGTGTCAGTCCAGGAGAGGATCTGCAACATTTCAAGAGCTTGGCCTGATGTTTCTCATCTAATAAACGTCTTCTGCAGAAGGTTCCTGtctacagttaaaaataaaaatggaaactCTAAATTGAGTCAATGTTCCTTTTCTTTCCAGGCAGAAGTGGCAAATCCTGGTCCAGAAAGTGAAAAACCTGCCAGGTTGCCTCCATTCTGTGAGCTCATTCACCTGCCAGTGGAGTAGAAACACCTGTGGCTCAAGGCAAACTGTAGCTGGAGAGTCACTTTCTGGACTTGGATTTTCCCCCTGTGGTTGTTGCAGGTGAAATGAGACATTCCTGGTATGCTACTTGCTAAAAGCTTCAAGTCGCCATCTTTTTGGCAGGGGTACATTATTGCTGCCTGGAGAGCCCTCTGCTGGTAAAAGAAGGAAagtacatttcatttcagccacCATGTTCAAGAATTTGAatgattgttctttttttgtccAGGGTGGTGCACGATCAAGTACCTGCTTGCAGCCAGCGGTGGCCAAGGATCAGAGCACAGCAGCATGCTGGCAACACATATGTTTTTGTTGCGTCCTTGCCTCCAAGTCAACCTGAGAAGTGGACAATATATGCACTTAAGGTAATATGCGCATCACTGCACAGTCCCCATGACAACTTTGTtcctatatattatttttttctgacagGTCGCAAGGAACAAGAGGAGCTTTCTAATGCAGCTCTCAATACTTGATGCCATGAACAACAAATCTCTCCCACTGGTAAGTTTCATGCTAACCTTTTTCCTGCACTAAACGTTGACTTTAATTTAGGCTTACAGGTTTCTTTTTGTCTTACCTCCAGGTGCAGACTCCTTGTCCcactggccgaccacttcaccactcgtcacgttggccgaccacttcaccgCTCGTCCTGttggccgaccacttcaccactcgtcccgcCGGCCGACCATTTAACCACTTGTCCCACTGGCcaaccacttcaccactcgtcaCCGAGCAGACTACTATGCAACTTCTAACTGTTttgtgattgaatgtttactctgCAAACGAAATAAAGTTTGATTACAAAGAACACTTGAACTCTTAACTCTTTATTCTcaactttaaaaatatcttaatttaaaaaaaacacccaaaaacctaaaaaaatttctgattttttttttcctgattttttatttttttttcctagaattttttccagaatttttttttctgaaattttttccccccatattttttttaaatgaggcgGGTCAAAGCTGGAATACTGCTTCATGATTCGCCGAGGGCTCAGAAAGTGGGTGGGGCAATGAGAATGAAGGGCAGCGATTGGTTGAAAGGTGGGCGTGGATATGCAAATGAGGGGTCATGTGATTGGTGGAATATAAACCGGGCGTGGTCTCATTAATTTGAAGCAATCTGATTGGTCAGATTGGCAAATACTGCTTTTTGATTGGCTGTTGGGAAagtgggcgtggttatgcaaattTATGCAAATTTATgctgcgctgtgattggtcagGCTGAATTTGGGTAGAAGTAGGAGGCGGGGAAAGTGACACTTAGGTTTTTTAAGGCAGTTTTCAGTCTTGTGGTGAGCGTTGTCCttgtgtcactgccatggacatgGGTTTTTGACTGTTACTCTCCATCTCACATGACTCAAAGTGACAGGAGTCCTGTGAAATGGAGAGTAACAGTCAAAAACCcatgtccatggcagtgacagaaggacaacgctcacctcaagactgaagACTGCCTttgaaaacctaagtgccactgcAGCAACCACCAAGTATGAACATTTTCCAATGAGTGAAGCAAATTTGCTCATAAAAACACGAAGACTTGCATTCCAGTTGATTGATTTATATGACAGAAAAgcagtttgaaaacatttgagcagTCAATGTTTGTGTGAGACTAATATAGTTGCACTCAAACATTGGCATTGACAGGACTTGCATGGAAGCAGCTTAAGTGTTTGAGGAGCTCAGGTGAGATGCCACTTACTTCTGATGACACGTGTGCCACGAGGAGGAAGGTGAGCACATTGAAACAGCTGACATCTCTCACCGGGACAAAAACTAAGTGCCAGCTACTGCATAACATCATCACACACTTTTGGATGTGTTTTTCAATGACATTGATGCAAACCAAGTTAGTTGAGTACAAATCAAATGTATATTTCTGACTAACCTGGTTTGCATAAATGTCATTAAAAACGCATCTAGAGGTGTTTGATGTTTAAGTTGTGTAGTAGCACAGTGGCACTTAGTTTTTGGCCCAGTGAGCAATGTCAGacgtttgcatgtgctcactttccccctggtggcaggcagtagaagtgacatgcaatgagcacctcaaccaaggtttcaaagtcctcaAAATAAAAAGACTTGTTTTAGGtgccaaatgttctttttattAAACTATTTCCTTGGCAGCTTTAATGATACACTCTCCtatttttaacactttatttAACATCGAATATCACAAACTATGAAAGGACCGAAACAGTAACTCAATACTCAACTATAGAGCATTAGCGCCCTCTGCGGGAAACAAGTTGTACTGCATCCACCCCACATAATGTCTTTTGACTACAACTTCTGAAACTAATGGCCCATCTGCTGTTACCCATTACCTAATTCACGTGGAAACCGTCAAATAACTCAAAGCACGGATTGAATTATctttataaaataatattacgtcTCAGACTTGTTGATGATCTTCTCTAGTCACCGAAGGAATAATACTCCCTataaaaaagaaggaaacacaACATGCAGTACCTTTCGAAAATATGTTGGCGTCTAGATGTTCTGATAGACGACCAGCAACCGACGTGGAGCCTCAAATCTTGTAGTTTGGACATCAGCTTTTGcgtggaaaacatacaaaacaacATGGAGGTCAAACGCTTTTTCCTAATTAACGTTTGATCGACAGCTGAGTGGGACTTGTGGGCGGTACCCCAGTCCGCGGATGGCCAAACAaacttattattttatttaaaaaataaattgttttcACATACTTTTCAAAATAACTTAACGAACTTAACACAACAGCACACAATTTATTTCCTCCTATTACATAATATGACTGGTAGAGCGGAACACAGTAAAATACTGTAATGTCACATAAAGCCACAAGGCGGCAGCAAACCTTTCGTAGTGGCTATTTCCATCTCAGCACCGACAACGTACGTAAGTACATGGTGTACTGTATccacatactgtatattttatttGGCATGTGTGCTGATAAGTGCATTTTGGTGCAACTAACACATTATTTGCACAAACAGTTAGCATCAGAACAACAGCACCGCTTTGTTCAAGGTAAGTAGACAAAACTTTTGCATAAATCTACAAGGGAATGACTTTCTGTCTACAGGTGCGAATCTTCAAAATGTGAAAATGATGATGGCTTGACTTGCAGAGAGAAAGTTGCCGCTCAATTCTTCCACCGGATTTGCTGAAAGAAGCAAAGAAGAAATGGAAGAGGTGACCCAAGACAAAAATCAACTCCTCGTCTTCCTCACCGAATTATTGAGCAGCTGGTCGATCTTGTACTGTTCCGCCGAGCCCGCCTCCACCTTCTCCCGGTATCCAAGCAACATGCGTCGGTCTTTTAAGTCTCGGTACGTCTGATTGGAGGGGGGGAGAGAGGTCACGTGACGTGGCCAGGGGTCAAAGGAACACACAGTTGACGTGCTCTCACGTTGATGATGAGGTCGTGACATTTGTGTTTGACTGCCAGCGCCATCCTGACGTCGGCGTCGTCCACCAGGCCCACGTACTCCTGCAGCACCTGCCGGTCACACATCATCAAGGGTGAGCGAGAGGCTCCAGCGTTTGGCCGCAGCAAGTCCACCTAACGGGAACTCACCTGCACGGGGGCGGAGTTTCTGTGCAGGATGTCGACCACCTTTTGGTAGGCGAGCGGCGATTTCTTCCGGGTGAAGCCCAGCCAGCTGCGACTGGCAAAGAGCGCGTCCACGTCGCTCCACGCCTTCTGCTTGGCACGAGCGCTCAACGCCGTGACAAAGAACTGCTTCTCCGATATCTGCAGGGATGACGATGACGGTCAGTCAAAGCCCTCCGCACCTGTCCTGACCATCCGAGTGGACGCCGCTCACCTTGAAGCTTTGGCGGATGTTGAGCGGGCTGCTGGAGCTCCCCTGCGCAATCAAAGGTACTTCAGCACTTTTTGCATCCAAATTTAGGTTCCAACAAAATCTTTTTGGGGGTCCACCTCGGGTTGGCCGTAGTGGTAGAAGCAGCAGTAGTACAAGGTGGTGATGAGCGGCATGTTGAGGATGGAGGCTCTCCGAGGAAATTTCTGGAAGATCTCCACCTTCCCTCCTTGCTCGGCCTGCTTATCCGCAGCCTGGCGAGCACACGCACGGTAATAAGCGCCGCCGCGATCATCATCAGCACACTTGTGAATATCTCTCAAACCTCAATGAGCATCTGCCGCTCCAGCAGAGACACCTGGTCCTGGACCTGGACTTGGTCTTCAGCAGAAAACTGCAGGCTACAAAACAAAGGCGTCAGGTCAATATTCCTCATCTCCTGTCAGGATGAACCCGCTCCCTTCTTCACTGCAGCCGTCAATCACCTGAGGCAGCTCTTGAGGAAGTCCCGCCTCTTCTTTTCATCCGAGATGCTCAGGTGATGTTTGTACTGAAGCagctgttgccatggagacacaAGGCGTACTCACTCATCGTACTGTCTACATTGCGGTAAGTTGTTAACATGTGATCAAGTTACCGCTTCATCCTCCGTGCGTCCGAGAGCTCTGAAAGaggaaaaatctttttttttaaatttgattcaTTGGCAAAGCAGGATTTGAATTTTGAGCTCCTATGTGGAGGAAGTGATGAAACCTGTAGACGTCCATGAGCAGGGCATCCTCTCCGCTTTCGCTTAAGTAGTTGACAAAATGTCTCAGCGCCGTC
This genomic stretch from Syngnathus scovelli strain Florida chromosome 20, RoL_Ssco_1.2, whole genome shotgun sequence harbors:
- the vipas39 gene encoding spermatogenesis-defective protein 39 homolog; this translates as MKSRADEEDYWNTSKFKAFTFDDEDDELKESKEAVKSLPQLLDQDEPELMEKVNWSGEPVGSISWSVRETAAASVGAADGEVAFPARIHADAPSLTKVNSGYSLSSLFKGRRGTNVAMFPDVSGDPSGRIVAPEILRPKREKQDLFGDWSPQEAISRMQQGKAVSLERFRCLQDKMGLLDLAVDVHDGNVITAVLIYLKKSLSKEVLFGELATRQTALRHFVNYLSESGEDALLMDVYRALGRTEDEALLQYKHHLSISDEKKRRDFLKSCLSLQFSAEDQVQVQDQVSLLERQMLIEAADKQAEQGGKVEIFQKFPRRASILNMPLITTLYYCCFYHYGQPEGSSSSPLNIRQSFKISEKQFFVTALSARAKQKAWSDVDALFASRSWLGFTRKKSPLAYQKVVDILHRNSAPVQVLQEYVGLVDDADVRMALAVKHKCHDLIINTYRDLKDRRMLLGYREKVEAGSAEQYKIDQLLNNSQIRWKN